The following proteins come from a genomic window of Pyxidicoccus sp. MSG2:
- a CDS encoding caspase family protein, with product MPRGIALTIGLNALSQEHYAGATPSLRAAEADATTLAGIARAEGLETTCLVGSNASRFQVLTALQAAADTLQGGDLLFMSYSGFGGQLPDLTGTRAGGLVEAWCLHDGMLPVQAVYAKLALLREDVRVFLLTDTCHTGTVARIPYELLRSTMELEKEAAARPPPRRMPVFRLLPEGIVRRTFSQHRADYMALLSQLPREPDADIHAKVIHLSSCQDAQVAEDGEQHSAFITRLLEVWQDGRFKGNYRTLSRRMVMRMPPTQSPAYEVLGAKAPEFEQQRPFTV from the coding sequence ATGCCCAGGGGAATAGCACTGACCATCGGCTTGAATGCCTTGAGCCAGGAGCACTACGCCGGCGCCACCCCCAGCCTGCGCGCAGCCGAGGCCGATGCCACGACACTGGCGGGCATCGCCCGGGCCGAGGGGCTCGAGACCACCTGTCTGGTGGGAAGCAACGCAAGCCGCTTCCAGGTGCTCACCGCGCTACAGGCCGCCGCGGATACCCTCCAGGGTGGCGACCTCCTCTTCATGAGCTACTCGGGCTTTGGAGGTCAGCTCCCCGACCTGACCGGTACACGGGCGGGTGGGCTCGTCGAGGCGTGGTGCCTTCATGACGGCATGCTTCCCGTCCAGGCCGTCTACGCGAAGCTCGCGCTCCTCCGCGAGGACGTCCGGGTATTCCTCCTCACGGACACGTGTCACACGGGGACCGTCGCGCGGATTCCCTACGAGCTCCTGCGCTCCACGATGGAACTGGAGAAGGAAGCGGCAGCGCGACCACCGCCGCGCCGGATGCCGGTCTTCCGACTCCTGCCTGAAGGAATCGTCCGGCGCACCTTCTCACAGCATCGTGCGGACTACATGGCACTGCTCTCGCAGCTTCCCCGGGAGCCGGATGCGGACATCCACGCCAAGGTGATTCACCTGTCGAGCTGCCAGGACGCACAGGTCGCCGAGGATGGCGAGCAGCACAGTGCCTTCATCACCCGGCTCCTGGAGGTGTGGCAGGACGGGCGGTTCAAAGGGAACTACCGGACGCTCTCACGGCGCATGGTGATGAGGATGCCCCCCACGCAGTCTCCGGCGTACGAGGTGCTGGGCGCCAAGGCGCCGGAGTTCGAGCAGCAGAGGCCCTTCACCGTGTGA
- a CDS encoding cation-translocating P-type ATPase: MRLPVPVQRLPCPVDDARGLGASEVRERRARYGPNDVLARPRRSALQTLRDSATDPMLWFLVATSALYLFLGELSEGLVLLVAIVPLLGMDAFLHHRTRASTEGLQSRLAARATVLRDGREQEVAAEDVVVGDLARVEAGGHFPADGLVVRGEGLQAEESSLTGESLPVRKRPLGRLPPGEEPAVDGAYWGLAGTRLLTGTAWVRIVSTGRDTLYGSIVRSAERGEHARTPLQQAVAHLVAVLVVVAAVLCAVLAFVRWRQGFGWMDALLSAATLGVAALPEEFPLALTFFLGAGVYRLARRQALVRRAVSVENIGRITCICSDKTGTLTEGRLRVARLLPAPGVSEGALLRTAVLASREEGRDPLDAALLDEEAARVRPSAGERQRDSVPPDEAAPVPPRGRVVATFPFTEERQRETAVVEDSHGGLLAAVKGAPERVLGQCELAPGARAEWARRVSALAREGRKVIACASQPLDTASWRGGEPEHGFRFLGLMACEDPVRAGVEEAVRECREAGLRTVMVTGDHPETALAVARRLGLGGAQPVVLTGDELEGRLRDTGALPPVDVVARAMPAQKYALVMALRREGEVVAATGDGVNDVPALQAADVGIAMGERGTRSAREASSIVLLDDDFGTLVRAIAEGRQLFRNLQRCFQYLLLIHIPLVVTAALLPLAGYPLLYLPIHIVWLELIIHPTAMLAFQAAARPGRLGPARRQGPARFFSAGEWATVALVGALVTVGLVWGYDRSLGAGRDVEHGRAVALASLTLASAGYAAVLTALRTRTARWVCALSLGVSVVLIQARPLASMLGLHPLHADDWARVVVGVAVALVPLVLSRQRLVSRGPRGRRPVRSRYRLRPRVA; this comes from the coding sequence ATGCGACTTCCAGTCCCCGTCCAGCGCCTGCCATGCCCCGTCGACGACGCCCGCGGGCTCGGCGCCAGCGAGGTGCGGGAGCGCCGCGCCCGCTACGGCCCCAATGACGTGCTGGCGCGGCCCCGCCGCTCCGCCCTGCAGACGCTGCGCGACTCGGCGACGGACCCGATGCTCTGGTTCCTCGTGGCGACGAGCGCGCTCTATCTCTTCCTGGGCGAGCTGTCCGAGGGGCTGGTGCTGCTCGTGGCCATCGTCCCGCTGCTGGGCATGGACGCCTTCCTGCACCACCGGACGCGGGCGTCCACCGAGGGCCTGCAGAGCCGGCTGGCCGCGCGGGCCACGGTGCTGCGCGACGGGCGCGAGCAGGAGGTGGCCGCGGAGGACGTGGTGGTGGGCGACCTGGCGCGCGTGGAGGCGGGCGGACACTTCCCCGCCGACGGACTGGTGGTGCGCGGCGAGGGCCTGCAGGCAGAGGAGTCCTCGCTGACCGGAGAGTCGCTGCCCGTGCGCAAGCGGCCGCTGGGGCGGCTGCCTCCGGGGGAGGAGCCGGCGGTGGATGGAGCGTACTGGGGACTGGCGGGAACGCGGCTGCTCACCGGGACGGCCTGGGTGCGTATCGTCTCCACGGGGAGGGACACGCTCTACGGGAGCATCGTCCGTTCGGCCGAGCGGGGGGAGCATGCGCGCACACCGCTGCAGCAGGCCGTGGCGCACCTGGTGGCGGTGCTGGTGGTGGTGGCCGCCGTGCTGTGCGCGGTGCTCGCGTTCGTGCGCTGGCGCCAGGGCTTCGGGTGGATGGATGCGCTGCTGAGCGCGGCCACGCTCGGCGTGGCCGCCCTGCCCGAGGAGTTCCCCCTGGCGCTCACCTTCTTCCTGGGCGCCGGTGTCTACCGCCTCGCTCGGAGGCAGGCCCTGGTGCGGCGCGCCGTCTCCGTGGAGAACATCGGCCGCATCACGTGCATCTGCTCGGACAAGACGGGCACGCTGACGGAGGGGCGCCTGCGGGTGGCCCGCCTGCTGCCGGCGCCGGGAGTCTCCGAGGGCGCGCTGCTGCGGACCGCGGTCCTGGCGTCGCGGGAGGAGGGAAGGGACCCGCTCGACGCGGCGCTGCTCGACGAGGAGGCCGCGCGCGTCAGGCCCTCCGCCGGGGAGCGCCAGCGAGACTCCGTGCCGCCCGACGAGGCCGCGCCCGTCCCACCCCGTGGAAGGGTCGTGGCCACCTTCCCCTTCACCGAGGAGCGCCAGCGCGAGACGGCGGTGGTGGAGGACTCGCACGGGGGGCTGCTCGCCGCCGTGAAGGGCGCGCCGGAGCGGGTACTGGGGCAGTGCGAGCTGGCGCCCGGTGCGCGCGCGGAGTGGGCGCGGCGCGTGTCGGCGCTCGCGCGCGAGGGGCGCAAGGTCATCGCGTGCGCGAGCCAGCCGCTGGACACCGCGTCCTGGCGCGGGGGCGAGCCGGAGCACGGCTTCCGCTTCCTGGGCCTCATGGCCTGCGAGGACCCGGTGCGCGCGGGCGTCGAGGAAGCGGTGCGCGAGTGCCGCGAGGCCGGCCTGCGCACGGTGATGGTGACGGGCGACCACCCGGAGACGGCGCTGGCGGTGGCGCGGCGGCTGGGACTCGGTGGGGCGCAACCCGTGGTGCTCACGGGCGACGAGCTGGAGGGACGGCTGCGCGACACCGGGGCGCTGCCGCCGGTGGACGTGGTGGCGCGCGCGATGCCGGCGCAGAAGTACGCGCTGGTGATGGCCCTGCGGCGGGAGGGGGAAGTGGTCGCGGCCACGGGCGACGGCGTGAATGACGTGCCGGCACTCCAGGCCGCGGACGTGGGCATCGCCATGGGAGAGCGGGGGACGCGCAGCGCGCGCGAGGCGTCCTCCATCGTGCTGCTCGACGACGACTTCGGCACGCTGGTGCGGGCCATCGCGGAAGGCCGGCAGCTCTTCCGCAACCTCCAGCGCTGCTTCCAGTACCTGCTGCTCATCCACATCCCGCTCGTCGTGACGGCGGCGCTGCTGCCGCTGGCGGGCTATCCGCTCCTGTACCTGCCCATCCACATCGTCTGGCTGGAGCTCATCATCCACCCCACGGCGATGCTGGCCTTCCAGGCGGCGGCGCGTCCGGGACGCCTGGGCCCCGCGCGGCGCCAGGGGCCCGCGCGCTTCTTCTCCGCGGGCGAGTGGGCCACCGTCGCGCTGGTGGGCGCGCTGGTGACGGTGGGGCTCGTCTGGGGCTACGACCGGAGCCTGGGGGCGGGACGCGACGTGGAGCACGGGCGCGCGGTGGCGCTGGCGTCGCTCACGCTCGCGAGCGCCGGCTACGCGGCGGTGCTCACCGCGCTGCGCACGCGCACGGCCCGGTGGGTCTGCGCGCTGTCGCTGGGCGTCTCGGTGGTGCTCATCCAGGCGCGGCCCCTGGCGTCCATGCTGGGGCTGCACCCGCTGCACGCGGATGACTGGGCGCGCGTCGTCGTGGGCGTGGCGGTGGCCCTGGTGCCGCTGGTGCTCTCTCGCCAGCGCCTCGTCTCGCGGGGCCCCCGCGGGCGCCGGCCCGTCAGAAGTCGCTACCGGCTCCGTCCCCGCGTCGCGTGA
- a CDS encoding zinc-binding dehydrogenase produces MRATVFRGVDQFGLEEVEQPHAGAGEAVVRVTLTTICGTDLHIVRGEYPVKPGLVIGHEMVGVVEELGPGVTGYRPGQRVLVGAITPCGQCQACLSGHLSQCGHGAGYEALGGWRLGNTLNGAQAEFVRIPFAQANLAPIPDGLTDEQVVLLADIASTGFSGAESGGVRLGDTVVVFAQGPIGLCASIGARLMGAARVIGVDGDEARLAMARRMGVDVVLDYRSQDVVAEVKRLTGGGADVAIEALGTQQTFENALRCLRPAGTLSSLGVYSGKLQLPYDAFAAGLGDHRVVTTLCPGGKERMRRLMDLVQARRVDLTPLLTHRFALKDIREAYALFGQRKDGVFKVAIRP; encoded by the coding sequence ATGCGAGCAACGGTGTTCCGCGGGGTCGACCAGTTCGGGCTCGAGGAGGTCGAGCAGCCCCACGCGGGCGCGGGAGAGGCCGTCGTCCGCGTCACGCTCACCACCATCTGCGGCACCGACCTGCACATCGTCCGGGGCGAGTACCCCGTGAAGCCGGGCCTCGTCATCGGGCACGAGATGGTGGGCGTCGTCGAGGAGCTCGGCCCCGGAGTCACCGGCTACCGTCCGGGCCAGCGCGTGCTGGTGGGCGCCATCACCCCCTGCGGCCAGTGCCAGGCCTGCCTGTCCGGGCACCTGTCCCAGTGCGGGCACGGCGCGGGCTACGAGGCACTGGGCGGCTGGCGGCTGGGGAACACGCTGAACGGCGCGCAGGCCGAGTTCGTCCGCATTCCCTTCGCGCAGGCCAACCTGGCGCCCATCCCCGACGGCCTCACGGACGAGCAGGTGGTGCTGCTGGCGGACATCGCCTCCACGGGCTTCAGCGGGGCGGAGTCCGGCGGCGTGCGCCTCGGGGACACGGTGGTCGTCTTCGCCCAGGGCCCCATCGGGCTGTGCGCGTCCATCGGCGCCCGGCTGATGGGCGCCGCGCGCGTCATCGGCGTCGACGGTGACGAAGCGAGGCTGGCCATGGCGCGCAGGATGGGGGTGGACGTGGTGCTCGACTACCGGAGCCAGGACGTGGTGGCGGAGGTGAAGCGGCTGACCGGGGGCGGCGCGGACGTGGCGATAGAAGCGCTGGGGACCCAGCAGACCTTCGAGAACGCGCTGCGCTGCCTGCGGCCCGCGGGCACGCTCTCCAGCCTGGGCGTGTACTCCGGCAAGCTGCAATTGCCCTACGACGCCTTCGCCGCGGGACTGGGGGACCACCGCGTCGTCACCACCCTGTGCCCCGGCGGCAAGGAGCGCATGCGCCGGCTCATGGACCTGGTCCAGGCCCGCCGCGTGGACCTCACGCCCCTGCTCACCCACCGCTTCGCGCTGAAGGACATCCGCGAGGCCTACGCGCTCTTCGGCCAGCGCAAGGACGGAGTCTTCAAGGTCGCCATCCGCCCCTGA
- a CDS encoding flavodoxin domain-containing protein: MRVLVTYGSKRGGTEGIARQVAETLRVEGLDVELRPPGDIDDVSAYDAVIVGGALYANRWFRLARRFVHRHAQKLRERPVWFFSSGPLDGSAEQGEIAPTSQVQALMKQVGARGHMTFGGRLEKDAKGFIAHAMARTHAGDWRDSGHIQQWARSVAAQLRPGREGRPTPVESGPELQLH, encoded by the coding sequence ATGCGGGTCCTGGTCACCTACGGCTCGAAGCGAGGAGGAACGGAAGGCATTGCCCGGCAGGTCGCCGAGACACTCCGGGTGGAGGGCCTCGACGTGGAGCTGCGTCCGCCCGGGGACATTGACGACGTGTCGGCCTATGACGCCGTCATCGTCGGCGGGGCGCTGTATGCGAATCGCTGGTTCCGGCTCGCCAGGCGCTTCGTGCACCGGCATGCGCAGAAGCTGCGCGAGAGGCCCGTCTGGTTCTTCTCCAGCGGCCCGCTCGACGGCTCCGCGGAGCAGGGCGAGATTGCCCCCACCTCCCAGGTCCAGGCCCTCATGAAGCAGGTGGGCGCTCGCGGCCACATGACGTTCGGCGGGCGGCTGGAGAAGGACGCGAAGGGCTTCATCGCCCACGCCATGGCCCGCACCCACGCGGGGGACTGGCGCGACTCCGGCCACATCCAGCAGTGGGCCCGGAGCGTGGCCGCGCAGCTGCGGCCGGGACGCGAGGGCCGCCCCACGCCGGTGGAGTCGGGCCCGGAGCTCCAGCTCCACTGA